The genomic window TCGAGGGGAGGGAGGATCTGGAGTGGACGAGGAAGCGGAAGGAGCTCGAAGCGAGGAAGGGGGAGATACGGAGCAGGGTCCTCGAGGGGCTCAGGGTACCTCCCGATCGGCTTCCGGAGGTGGAGCGGTTCCTCGACAGGGTGTGGGACGAGGTGCTCAGGGTGGCCGAGGCGGTGGTGGGGGAGGGGCCGCGGCTCCGGCGACTCGAGGAGCTCCTGGAGGATCTGGTGCGACGTTTGGAGGAGGGGGTCGCGGTGAAGGGGGTGCTGCCCGCCGGCGGGGGTGTGGGGGATGTGGGGGTGAGGGAGGGAGCGGTTGGCGTGGCGGACGAAGAGGAGGAGATCGGGGAGGTGGAGGAGGTCGGGGAGGTGGAGGAGATCGGGGAGGTGGAGGAGGTCGGGGAGGTGGAGGAAGTCGGGGAGGTGGAGGAAGTCGGGGAAGTGGAGGAGATCGGGGAGGTGGAGGAGGTCGGGGAAGTGGAGGAAGTCGGGGAGGTGGAGGAGGTCGGGGAGGTGGAGGAGATTGGGGAGGTGGAGGAGATCGGGGAGGTGGAGGAGGTCGGAGAGGTGGAGGAGATCGGGGAGGTGGAGGAGATCGGGGAAGTGGAGGAGATCGGGGAAGTGGAGGAGATCGGGGAGGTGGAGGAGGTGTCCATCCCGCAGGGGGCCCTCCCCCCCGAGGACGAAGGGGAATTGGTGGCGGTTCTGGAGGAATTCGAACATCTCATCGAGGAGAAGCAGGAGGATGTCGACCGGGAGGTGGGAGGGACTGTGGTCGAGGAGGATGTCGTGGAGCCCGAGCCTCTTCCCGTGAAAGTGGGGAGTCTCTCCTCCGCGCTCTTCTCCTTCAGACCCGAGTATCGTAGGATCTCTTCCCAGGTGGAGACGGTGGGGATCCCTCCGGAGCGGAAGGCCCTGTATGAGCGTCTCCTGAGGGAAGAGAAGGTCCGGGTTTTTCCTCTCTCTGTCCTCAGAAGCGGTGGGTTCGTGCAGCCTCCTGTCGAGGAGGAGAACGGGATCTACAGGATCCGGGAGGAGGTCTATAGGAGAGTGGCTCGGGCACGTGTGGAGGCGCCGCAGGAAGGGCATGGAGGAGGTCGCAGGCCGGAGCGCCTTCCCCTCGGAGAGGACGGGCTCGAGTACGATCCCTATCTCTCCCGGTTCTCCCGTTCACAGGTGGGGATGCTGAAATCGCTCATGGAACTCACCCGCTCAGTGGGTGCGGTCTGTGGAGGTCTCTTCGTGCGGCAGGAGGAGGGGTTCGTGGTGCGCCAGGCCCTGGGGCTCGATGCGGCGTGGGCGAAGAGGATGCGAATCACCGGTGATGATCCCCTCTGGTCCGAGCTCGCCCAACGGAAGGTGGTGTGGCTAGGCGTACCACTCGAGGAGATCCCCTGGTACGCTCCGTTCCTCTCTCCCACGGATGCGGCGATGACGCGGCGGAGTCTCTGGCTCCCAGTGTGGCTGGAGGGGAAGGAGGGGTATCTCTTCCTCGGATACAAGGAAGAGATTGACAGTGTGGAGGAGTATTTGAAATACTTCCTCCACGAATGAGGGAGTTCTTCGATCGTATCCAGGGTTACTATGTCGAACGGCTGAAGGAGTTCTCGCGTTCACCCCGGGAACGACATCTGGCGGTGGGCTGGGAGAGCAGGGAGGCCCAG from Spirochaeta thermophila DSM 6192 includes these protein-coding regions:
- a CDS encoding cache domain-containing protein, producing MRSVQKLGVSLFVSVVTVALVVLAGTLGGIREVEVRLLRPLVTEHAVDRLVAVDGLIRSRMEGWREYLSGLAADPAFQRVFRTSQSEEDVQRRFDLVAELSARFPELGFVRVVGLDGRRIHFSTRAEDVRERSASRIVYRNWDEVARREGLGFREGRFDDRDVHLDPASQEVVVRIPVRDELGEVAGMLYAHMRVGDLGLLLAKEGLLAPSERLHVLDEGSLVVSGSLSAEELRAVGGGALRVERGGEVWVGVEYEGTVGRLVAFLPEAAFSLSPLLMALLLGVVGTSVFLLVFFLLNLRRDPVVEALRRLRRLEREVVGEVLEGREDLEWTRKRKELEARKGEIRSRVLEGLRVPPDRLPEVERFLDRVWDEVLRVAEAVVGEGPRLRRLEELLEDLVRRLEEGVAVKGVLPAGGGVGDVGVREGAVGVADEEEEIGEVEEVGEVEEIGEVEEVGEVEEVGEVEEVGEVEEIGEVEEVGEVEEVGEVEEVGEVEEIGEVEEIGEVEEVGEVEEIGEVEEIGEVEEIGEVEEIGEVEEVSIPQGALPPEDEGELVAVLEEFEHLIEEKQEDVDREVGGTVVEEDVVEPEPLPVKVGSLSSALFSFRPEYRRISSQVETVGIPPERKALYERLLREEKVRVFPLSVLRSGGFVQPPVEEENGIYRIREEVYRRVARARVEAPQEGHGGGRRPERLPLGEDGLEYDPYLSRFSRSQVGMLKSLMELTRSVGAVCGGLFVRQEEGFVVRQALGLDAAWAKRMRITGDDPLWSELAQRKVVWLGVPLEEIPWYAPFLSPTDAAMTRRSLWLPVWLEGKEGYLFLGYKEEIDSVEEYLKYFLHE